In Bubalus bubalis isolate 160015118507 breed Murrah chromosome 3, NDDB_SH_1, whole genome shotgun sequence, a genomic segment contains:
- the SLC39A14 gene encoding metal cation symporter ZIP14 isoform X1: MELLRPALPSYFLLTLLSIWTAASEARAVSTGMPTISAASFLQNLMHRYGEGDSLTLQQLKALLNHLDVGVGRGNISQPVQGPRNLSTCFSSGELFAAHNLSHQSQIGEREFQEFCPTILQQLDSKACSSENQENEENEQTEEGRPSSVEVWGYGLLCVTVISLCSLLGASVVPFMKKTFYKRLLLYFIALAIGTLYSNALFQLIPEAFGFNPMEDYYVSKSAVVFGGFYLFFFTEKILKMLLKQKNEHHHGHSHYTSETLPSQKDQEEGVTEKLQNGDLDHMIPQHCSGELDGKTPVVDEKVIVGSLSVQDLQASQSACHWLKGVRYSDIGTLAWMITLSDGLHNFIDGLAIGASFTVSVFQGISTSVAILCEEFPHELGDFVILLNAGMSLQQALFFNFLSACCCYVGLGFGILAGSHFSANWIFALAGGMFLYISLADMFPEMNEVSQEDERKGSALIPFVIQNLGLLTGFGIMLVLTMYSGHIQIG; the protein is encoded by the exons ATGGAGCTGCTGCGCCCAGCCCTCCCCAGCTACTTCCTGCTGACCCTGCTAAGCATATGGACAGCTGCTTCTGAGGCTCGTGCTGTGTCCACAGGGATGCCCACCATCAGTGCAGCCTCTTTTCTGCAAAACCTCATGCATCGCTACGGGGAGGGTGACAGCCTTACCCTTCAGCAGCTGAAGGCCCTGCTCAACCACCTGGACGTGGGAGTAGGCCGGGGCAACATCTCCCAGCCCGTGCAGGGCCCGAGGAACCTCTCGACG TGCTTCAGTTCTGGAGAACTCTTTGCTGCCCACAACCTCAGCCACCAGTCGCAGATCGGGGAGCGTGAGTTCCAAGAGTTCTGCCCCACCATCCTCCAGCAGCTGGACTCCAAGGCCTGCTCCTCCGAGAACCAGGAGAATGAGGAGAACGAGCAGACAGAAGAGGGGAGGCCCAGCTCGGTGGAAG TTTGGGGGTATGGTCTCCTCTGCGTGACCGTCAtctccctctgctccctcctgGGGGCCAGCGTTGTGCCCTTCATGAAGAAGACTTTTTACAAGAGGCTCCTGCTCTACTTCATAGCTCTGGCGATTGGAACCCTCTACTCCAACGCCCTCTTCCAGCTCATCCCTGAG GCTTTTGGTTTCAACCCCATGGAAGACTATTATGTCTCCAAGTCTGCAGTGGTGTTCGGGGgcttttatctcttctttttcacagAGAAGATCTTGAAGATGCTCCTTAAACAGAAAAACGAG CATCATCACGGACACAGCCATTATACCTCTGAGACGCTCCCCTCCCAGAAGGACCAGgaagagggggtgacagagaagcTGCAGAATGGGGATCTGGATCATATGATTCCTCAGCACTGCAGCGGGGAGCTGGACGGGAAGACCCCCGTGGTGGATGAGAAGGTCATCGTGGGCTCCCTGTCCGTCCAG GACCTGCAGGCTTCCCAGAGCGCCTGCCATTGGCTGAAAGGCGTACGCTACTCAGACATCGGCACGCTGGCCTGGATGATCACCCTGAGCGACGGCCTCCACAACTTCATCGACGGCCTGGCTATCGGCGCCTCCTTCACTGTGTCCGTCTTCCAGGGAATCAGCACCTCAGTGGCCATCCTGTGTGAGGAGTTCCCACATGAGCTTG GAGACTTTGTCATCCTGCTCAACGCCGGCATGAGTCTCCAGCAGGCTCTCTTCTTCAACTTCCTCTCTGCCTGCTGCTGTTACGTGGGCCTGGGCTTCGGCATCTTAGCCGGCAGCCACTTCTCTGCCAACTGGATCTTTGCACTGGCTGGAGGAATGTTCTTGTATATTTCGCTGGCTGATATG tTCCCTGAGATGAACGAGGTGAGCCAAGAGGATGAACGCAAAGGCAGTGCCTTGATCCCCTTTGTCATCCAGAACCTGGGCCTCTTGACTGGTTTTGGCATCATGCTAGTCCTCACCATGTACTCGGGACATATCCAGATCGGATAG
- the SLC39A14 gene encoding metal cation symporter ZIP14 isoform X2: MELLRPALPSYFLLTLLSIWTAASEARAVSTGMPTISAASFLQNLMHRYGEGDSLTLQQLKALLNHLDVGVGRGNISQPVQGPRNLSTCFSSGELFAAHNLSHQSQIGEREFQEFCPTILQQLDSKACSSENQENEENEQTEEGRPSSVEVWGFGFLSVSLINLASLLGALVLPCTERAFFSRVLTYFIALSIGTLLSNALFQLIPEAFGFNPMEDYYVSKSAVVFGGFYLFFFTEKILKMLLKQKNEHHHGHSHYTSETLPSQKDQEEGVTEKLQNGDLDHMIPQHCSGELDGKTPVVDEKVIVGSLSVQDLQASQSACHWLKGVRYSDIGTLAWMITLSDGLHNFIDGLAIGASFTVSVFQGISTSVAILCEEFPHELGDFVILLNAGMSLQQALFFNFLSACCCYVGLGFGILAGSHFSANWIFALAGGMFLYISLADMFPEMNEVSQEDERKGSALIPFVIQNLGLLTGFGIMLVLTMYSGHIQIG; the protein is encoded by the exons ATGGAGCTGCTGCGCCCAGCCCTCCCCAGCTACTTCCTGCTGACCCTGCTAAGCATATGGACAGCTGCTTCTGAGGCTCGTGCTGTGTCCACAGGGATGCCCACCATCAGTGCAGCCTCTTTTCTGCAAAACCTCATGCATCGCTACGGGGAGGGTGACAGCCTTACCCTTCAGCAGCTGAAGGCCCTGCTCAACCACCTGGACGTGGGAGTAGGCCGGGGCAACATCTCCCAGCCCGTGCAGGGCCCGAGGAACCTCTCGACG TGCTTCAGTTCTGGAGAACTCTTTGCTGCCCACAACCTCAGCCACCAGTCGCAGATCGGGGAGCGTGAGTTCCAAGAGTTCTGCCCCACCATCCTCCAGCAGCTGGACTCCAAGGCCTGCTCCTCCGAGAACCAGGAGAATGAGGAGAACGAGCAGACAGAAGAGGGGAGGCCCAGCTCGGTGGAAG TGTGGGGctttggttttctcagtgtgtcaCTGATTAACCTGGCCTCTCTCCTGGGAGCCCTCGTCCTGCCCTGCACGGAGAGAGCATTTTTCAGCCGTGTGCTCACTTACTTCATCGCCCTGTCCATTGGAACGCTGCTCTCTAACGCGCTCTTCCAGCTCATCCCAGAG GCTTTTGGTTTCAACCCCATGGAAGACTATTATGTCTCCAAGTCTGCAGTGGTGTTCGGGGgcttttatctcttctttttcacagAGAAGATCTTGAAGATGCTCCTTAAACAGAAAAACGAG CATCATCACGGACACAGCCATTATACCTCTGAGACGCTCCCCTCCCAGAAGGACCAGgaagagggggtgacagagaagcTGCAGAATGGGGATCTGGATCATATGATTCCTCAGCACTGCAGCGGGGAGCTGGACGGGAAGACCCCCGTGGTGGATGAGAAGGTCATCGTGGGCTCCCTGTCCGTCCAG GACCTGCAGGCTTCCCAGAGCGCCTGCCATTGGCTGAAAGGCGTACGCTACTCAGACATCGGCACGCTGGCCTGGATGATCACCCTGAGCGACGGCCTCCACAACTTCATCGACGGCCTGGCTATCGGCGCCTCCTTCACTGTGTCCGTCTTCCAGGGAATCAGCACCTCAGTGGCCATCCTGTGTGAGGAGTTCCCACATGAGCTTG GAGACTTTGTCATCCTGCTCAACGCCGGCATGAGTCTCCAGCAGGCTCTCTTCTTCAACTTCCTCTCTGCCTGCTGCTGTTACGTGGGCCTGGGCTTCGGCATCTTAGCCGGCAGCCACTTCTCTGCCAACTGGATCTTTGCACTGGCTGGAGGAATGTTCTTGTATATTTCGCTGGCTGATATG tTCCCTGAGATGAACGAGGTGAGCCAAGAGGATGAACGCAAAGGCAGTGCCTTGATCCCCTTTGTCATCCAGAACCTGGGCCTCTTGACTGGTTTTGGCATCATGCTAGTCCTCACCATGTACTCGGGACATATCCAGATCGGATAG